CGGTGTTCAACTGCGACGTGACAGGCATCCAGCGGGATGGTCATGGATACCGCCTGGACGCAGGCGGGCGACCCCTGGGTCGTCATGACGCGGTGGTCAACTGCACCTACGCCGATGTGAACCGCCTGACATCGCAACTGGGGCACGCGGTACCCGAGTATCAGTACGAGTACACCATGGTGCCCATCCTGGAATGGGATCAACCGCCATTGGGCATCACCGTGATGGATGGTCGGTTCATGACCTTGTTGCCCTTTGGCAAAAGCGGTCGGTTCCTCATGTACCACGTGAGCCACACCGTGGTGGCCTCGGAAGTGACGCACCTCATGCCATCCACGTGGCGAGACCCCGCCACGCGCCCGTCGACCCAGGTGGATCAGCAGGCTCTGTTTCGCAAGATGCAGGCGGCCTGCGCCGAGTTCGTGCCATCTGTCATGGACGCGAAGCTGACCGGCTTCCTTGAAGGACCTCGGGTGGTGCTGGCGCACAAAGACAAGACAGACGCCCGACCATCCATCCTGAGACAACACGAACCCACCTTTTTGTCGGTCTTCACCGGAAAAATAGACCACTGCATGTGGGTGGCCGATGACGTGACCAACACCTTGAACGCCGCCATGCGCCATTGACCCCCATGCGTGCAACGGAAGCGCCGGCCGGCGCCCCCCCTCAAAGGCAACTGCTCTTCAACGCCGTGGCCGCGGTGGTCTACACCACGGCGCAGACGGCGGTGGGGCTGGGCGTCTATGCCTACCTGATCCGGGCACTGGGCGCAGAAGTGGTGGGCGTGTGGGTGTCGCTGATGGCCGTGGGCATGATCGCCTGCATGAGCGATCTGGCACTCAACCAGGCGCTGGTGAGGCTGGTGGCCTTGTCACGACACCAACCATCGGGTCCGTCGTCCGCTGCGGTCACTATGGAAACGCTGCTGCTCAGCACGGCCATGGTTGTTGGCCTGGCCTTCACGCTGGCCTACATCAGCTTTGATGTGTGGTCAGGCTGGCTCAGGCTCGAACACCAACACGCCCTCCTGGCGCAAAGCCTGTTGCCCTGGATGTGCGCCGGTCTGTGGCTGAACCGGCTGGCTGATGCGGCGGGAGGCGCCCTGGAAGGCCTGCAATGGTACGTGGCCAGATGTACCGCAGGCACCGTGGCATTCCTGATGGGCCTGACCCTGACAGTGCTCCTGGTGCCCCACTGGGGCCTGCTGGGTGCGGCCATGTCGTTCACCATTCAGAACGCATTCGTGCTGTTGGTCAATCTGGTCCTGCTTCACAAGGCCCAGCCCGATGTGCGTTGGTGGCGACCGCGGTTTCGTCGATCCATACTGACAGAGGCGATCCGGTATGGCACCTCGCTGCAAGGCATGGTGCTGGCGTATGCATTGCTGGAAAGTGGCTGCAAGCTGCTGTTGACTCGACACGGCTTTCTCGCCGCAGCGTCTTACTTCGACCTCGCATTCCGGATCGGGAAAGGCCTGCGCGGGCTGCTGGCCTCGGCCCTGCGGGTTCTGGTGCCACGCATCGTCACCCGACTGCACATCGAGGGGCATCCACAAGCGATCTACGCCAGCTCATTCCTGCTGGTGACCTCCATCGCCATCCCCATGTACACAGCGGTGCTGGCATCGGCCGATCTGATGTCCTGGCTGATCGTCGGAGTCATCGACCCGCAGTTCAGCCTCATCTTGATCCTGGCATGCGCGCCTTGGTTGGCTTATTGTTTCATCGACCCTGCCCTCAACCACGCCATGGCCATCGGACGCATGGGCTGGGCGTTCCGTGGTCATGTGATCAAAGTGGTGCTCGCCGGGCTGATCGTGCTGGCCTTGCCTCATCAAGCCGCCCCCGGAGTGGTCGTCGCCGCGGTGGCCTTGTCCATGGTGGCAGGCTGTGCGTGGATGTTGCTCATGGCCCACCGACATGAGCGCTTGTCCTGGGAGGCTCTGGCGCCACTGGCGACCATCGGCACCTTGTTGGCGTCGGTCGCGGTGATCATCTGGTCGACACTGGACACCCACCACTGGAGCCATGCGCAACAACAATGGCATGCGGTGTCGCGCGGCGTGCTTCTCGTGGCGCTGCCCGTGTGCATCCTGTGGCTGCACCCGGGCGGGCAATGCATCTTGTCGGTATGGCGGAGACTCAGGTCACCGGTGGCCCGCGAGGTTGGCGCATGAAGCTCATCGTACTCAATGACCACCTCTACCCGGACGGCGGGGCCGACGTCGTGGCCCTGAGTTCGGCGCAAGCCTGTGCCGAACTGGGCATGCAGGTCACGCTGTTTGTGGGCGATGCCCTTCGGCCAGACGACCACACCAAGCGCCTGGCCACCTTGGTGTCGGCAGGGCAACGAGACTTGCTGAGCAACACCAACCGAGTGCAGGCCGCCCTCCAGGGCTTCTGGAATCTGAACGCCGCCAGGATGCTGGCCGAGCTGC
This genomic window from Aquabacterium sp. A3 contains:
- a CDS encoding FAD-dependent oxidoreductase, which encodes MSEQRSAAVIGCGIFGAMTALRLAEAGWDVTIFERLPTALQGSSFNNQNRLHLGFHYPRDDETARQCIRGFEHFKQTFPECILDRFPNAYFIAEQGSMTTPGDYLAFCQRVGLPYTLLSLDAFEPRLQGVSLGLLCDEVVYDCAILRHLILQRLQDSGIKPVFNCDVTGIQRDGHGYRLDAGGRPLGRHDAVVNCTYADVNRLTSQLGHAVPEYQYEYTMVPILEWDQPPLGITVMDGRFMTLLPFGKSGRFLMYHVSHTVVASEVTHLMPSTWRDPATRPSTQVDQQALFRKMQAACAEFVPSVMDAKLTGFLEGPRVVLAHKDKTDARPSILRQHEPTFLSVFTGKIDHCMWVADDVTNTLNAAMRH
- a CDS encoding lipopolysaccharide biosynthesis protein; amino-acid sequence: MRATEAPAGAPPQRQLLFNAVAAVVYTTAQTAVGLGVYAYLIRALGAEVVGVWVSLMAVGMIACMSDLALNQALVRLVALSRHQPSGPSSAAVTMETLLLSTAMVVGLAFTLAYISFDVWSGWLRLEHQHALLAQSLLPWMCAGLWLNRLADAAGGALEGLQWYVARCTAGTVAFLMGLTLTVLLVPHWGLLGAAMSFTIQNAFVLLVNLVLLHKAQPDVRWWRPRFRRSILTEAIRYGTSLQGMVLAYALLESGCKLLLTRHGFLAAASYFDLAFRIGKGLRGLLASALRVLVPRIVTRLHIEGHPQAIYASSFLLVTSIAIPMYTAVLASADLMSWLIVGVIDPQFSLILILACAPWLAYCFIDPALNHAMAIGRMGWAFRGHVIKVVLAGLIVLALPHQAAPGVVVAAVALSMVAGCAWMLLMAHRHERLSWEALAPLATIGTLLASVAVIIWSTLDTHHWSHAQQQWHAVSRGVLLVALPVCILWLHPGGQCILSVWRRLRSPVAREVGA